tgatcttattatttttttttaatttttaatttttataaatgatgAAAATTGTGAGAGTATGATGGTTGATGAAATATTGTTTGTCAACTTAAGTGAGCTCTGTATTTAGCTAATTATGGTTATGTAGCAGTAAATGAATTGAGTTTGAGGTGAATTCTTAACCCATTTCTCAGAACAAGACACCGAGAACATGTTTTTTGTCTAATGCAAATGCAGGGTGGGAGATGGACCGATTCCAGGATCTTCATCCTATGCTGATGATGAAGTTGGGGCCTGCGGTGCAACAGGGGATGGGGATATTATGATGCGTTTTCTTCCATGGTAAAAATAATGCAAACGAGAAAGATAAATAGTTCTTATTGTTCATTTTTGAAGTTGTTTGAATCTCAAAATGCAACTCATCTGATTTCAGTTATCAAGTAGTGGAGAGTATGAGATTAGGGATGGAGCCTAAGCTTGCAGCTAAAGATGCCATAAGACGAATTGCAAGAAAGTTTCCAGATTTCGTTGGAGCTGTCTTTGCCTTGAACAAGAATGGTGTCCACGCAGCAGCCTGCTATGGATGGACATTCCAATACTCAGTCAGGAGCCCAGAGATGGATGATGTGAAGGTTTTCACAGTGTATCCGGACTCTGCCATTAATAATAAATGATTTTCTTCAGCTGAATTAGTGTTCATTAGTTCCTTTCATGTATGGAGGCTATTGACTAGTGGTTGAactgtaatttttctttttattattaagaTTTCTTTCAAGTGTTTGAGAGCTTTTCAGCCATGCCATTGTCTCAAAATTTCATCAATTTTCCTTTCCAAAAATATGAAATTCAATGTGGGGGCACATGTGGACTTTTGATGTTATGCAATAATCACAAGAAAATGTATTATCAACTTGACAAATGTAATCATGCAAATGCTTTATCAATGTggtctttaaaaaataaaaagagactaAAATATTACTATTCTGTTCcaaaagaaatctcttcattttgTGCCAGCTAGATTTTTGATGAATAAAGTGAAAAGGCACCATTTTCAGCTCTCATTCCATATATTCAGTACTACCGTATGTCCTGTTAAGCCCAAATGGTCATTTTggtaaattgaaaatatttatatatttaaaaagaaaaaaatgaaaagttaTTGGATGGGTCATGCCATGTGATAACTCAAAATCAAATTTTGACCCAAACCCCATTTACAGCATCCTTTAATTCAGATTTCAGAGTGATGCTGAATAGAAATTTGGGTTTGGATTTGAGAGATGGAACATGACGGTGACGGAGATGGCTGTAGTAGTAGTAGACCAATTGACAAATCGCAGCAGCCACATGAACATGATGCGTTTGTTGATGAAGCGTCGTCTCTGAGCTCGACCCTCTTGTTGGATCATGTTGGGGAAGtcattcttacctttaattcagATGGGTTGTCTTGGAAACTCGTTGAATCATCAGATGATTATGTAcgtttttcctttctttcttatttttgttCGCAACATTTTCCTCAATTAACCATGATTTTGCCTAAATAACTCTGTATATTTATATTATAACGTCTATCATTATTGTATTAATTGTGGCTTGCTTCAGCTTTTTTGGGTTTCAATGGAATTCTATAATTTGATAGAATTGTTATTTCTTTATTCATCTGATTAAGTTATCGTTAACTTGGAGTTGGCCTTGTTTTCTAAAGTAATGGGAATCGAGTCCTGATAATTGATAGGCCGGGATGATATAATTGAGCTGCTTTGCTGTTCAAAGTTCCCATTTTCTGTTGTGTCGCACATTTGTATTGCATAATTTGATATTTTCTTCTTCTTAACTTTTGATGTTAACTATGTTGTTTTGATGGAACAGAATGAGACAACTTGTTTGGGTATCACATTGGGTTCAAAGTTTGCAACTGAGTCTAAGTTCTGTGATGTATATGCTGCTGAGTTTATCAATTATGGTATTGTTCATGGAGCAAGTATTTTGGTTCAGAACTCTGAGGTTTGTTCTGTAGTCCGATTTGAAAAAGTCTTATCCTCTGTATAGTCATTATGTTTTCCGAGGCACTATTTTCACATTGATGCAGATGTACCGCTTTACAGTGCATGGTTTTGAAAGGTCAAAGACTCAGCCTTCTGTATGGGCCCTAGCTGTTTATACGTTTGGTCACAAGGATATGCAAATATGTCAAATGTGGGCGAATCAAATCAATGATACTATAAAACTGGAAGTAGAGAGGCCAAAGAATCTTATGGTATGTTTAGTAAATGGCCTGGTTAAGCATTATATGTTCTGCTTTCTCCAGGATATTCATCTTTTTCAGCTCTGTATGACAGGTTTTCATTCATCCAAGGAGTGGAAAGGGAAATGGCTGCAAAATCTGGGAAATGGTGGCTCCTATATTCTCACGTGCTAAAGTGAAAACAAAGGTAAAACCTTAGCTTTTTCTTTAGAAGGTTTGAAATCATGATCAATACTTATTCTAATGTAATATATGTGGGAATCTGATAGACTCCAAGTAGGGATCCTTAAATCAATTGcaaaaacaataggcaaaatctgaGACACATTGATGGTTGAAGGAAATAGAAAGTAGGCAGATTATATTAGAACCATGATATTTTTGAGACCTCAACTCTTCCTACCCAGAGCAAAGCTCTTACAAAATATCGCTCTACATACCCCACTCTCATTCCTCCTTCTCTCCTATATATACTACTCTATTCTAGCTCATCCACTACCCCAATTCCTATGACCCAAATACCCATCTATTACTTATTTTCTATCAATATTTGGGTCTACCATAATCCACGATAGCTAATGACATTGAACCATTAAATTCAAATGGAAAACATGACTGCTTTCATTGCAGGGATTTTTGACAATCTCTGGTGTGTAGGCTATGACTGTTTCTTGTTTCAGTATTCAGATGCATAAAATCCTTCAAATTTGCAATCTAGAAATTTCAGAAGATCATAGGGAAAGTGTTTTTCAGTTTCCTTTTGTTTAATATCCAGTCCCACAACTTTGGCTTCTAAGATGGTTCTTATTGAATGTTAAACTCCCCCAAGTTTTTCTGCTAGGTGATAGGATCACAGAGTTATATGTTTCTTATACCCTTTCAATGATTATCAATTTTCCCTAATAGAGTATTCAGGATAGAAAGGCCCAGTGGAAGGTCATATTGAACCAACTAAGGCCCAGTGAAAGGTCATATTGAACCAACTATAGTTTATATGGCTCTAGTTCTTTCTTTGAAAGTTTTGTACTTTTTTCCTTTTTCTATAGGTGATTGTGACACAAAGGGCAGGGCAGGCGTTTGATGTGGTGCAATCTACTTCGAACAATGAACTGAATTTATATGATGGAGTTGTTACTGTTGTAAGTAATAATCTCCCATGTGATTGCATGTATCTCCATCTCAATGTGTGATTTTTGCTAGTAACTTGCATccaaaattacaataaaaaaatgtCTGGAAGTACAGATAACTTTCTGGTTTTCTTTTGGAGATCACTGTATCTTTTGATCAGTTATCGAGCCAAGTGTCTTTCCAATTTTTCCCTCAAATTCTTGTTGATTATTGAATCTCTAGCCTTATAATTAATTTTGCTAATTGTTTTAATTTCAGGGTGGTGATGGTTTCTTCAATGAAATTCTCAACGGGTTCCTTAAATCTAGACATAAAGCCCCATTCCCACCAGCTCCTTCAGATTTTTCTCATTCTATTGGAGATTTTGGTAGTTCTGGTGTTAATGAACTAAATGAGACAGTTGCTGAACCTTCTCAGAATGAAGACCAGTTTCCTCTTCTTCCAAGTTCAAAACATAATGGTCTGGGTCTCTCACAAACTGTCATTTGCACTAGAACTATGTTTCCATACTACTGAAGCTTTGGATTTGATTTTAGCTTTAGGCTTTTAGCTAACACATTAATGGTTGTATTATGATATTACAGGAAGTCAAGATGCATCATGCAGCGCAGGTTAGATAAAATCTTAATTACAAACTGCACTTGTTTCTTATAGTAAAAGTATACAAATAACTAATTCATTCTCTAACCCTGTTTTTCTCGTCTTTTCCTATACATATGTACTTTGAATTTTCTTTTTTAAGTAATGCCTAAATCcaatatctttattttttttccttgcaCTTCTCTCAAAACCTGGCAGACCAAGATCCTGATTTGCTCCTCCCAAATGAACGATTTAGATTTGGAATAATTCCTGCAGGTTCAACTGATGCCATTGTGATGTGGTATTTTCTTTTTTTCATATGCATTGCATATCAAAACATGGATTTGCAATTTGTGCTCTGTGCATTCAACACGACTGACTTATCATTATAATTAGCATTTAAGGCTTTAGGATTTATCGATATTCTGTGTTCCTCCTACATTGCCTTCTTCACACCTCTTAGCTTTCCTTAGCAAAAGCATGTGCATTAGTCAAAATATGGGATATTCCACTAAAAAAATAGAGGTCATAATAGTGCGACATTTTGTCAAATGCTATACTTTTTTCTCAGGTAACACTTTGTTTTCTGTTGATTCTGTTTGGGTGAAGACATTGTCGTAAAACATGAAATGATTTTTGCATTTCTCTATttaataactataatatattagAGAATAAGTTAAAATTGATAGAAAGTTGTCAAGAGGAAAAAATCTAAATTACCCAAGCGCTAACATACCACTGAAGCTTGCAGAAGAAAAGTATGATAACTGGTCAATTGACAAAATGACACTTGATTGAGTAGAAATGCAATTATGTGTTAAAAATAATTTGGTGTTAAAGTAGACTTCAAATGACTATATTgcttgatttttcttttgcagtACTACTGGAGTTCGAGATCCTATTACATCTGCATTACAGATTGTGCTGGGTAAAAGGGTGTGCCTGGAT
This genomic interval from Humulus lupulus chromosome 8, drHumLupu1.1, whole genome shotgun sequence contains the following:
- the LOC133798051 gene encoding ceramide kinase, translated to MEHDGDGDGCSSSRPIDKSQQPHEHDAFVDEASSLSSTLLLDHVGEVILTFNSDGLSWKLVESSDDYNETTCLGITLGSKFATESKFCDVYAAEFINYGIVHGASILVQNSEMYRFTVHGFERSKTQPSVWALAVYTFGHKDMQICQMWANQINDTIKLEVERPKNLMVFIHPRSGKGNGCKIWEMVAPIFSRAKVKTKVIVTQRAGQAFDVVQSTSNNELNLYDGVVTVGGDGFFNEILNGFLKSRHKAPFPPAPSDFSHSIGDFGSSGVNELNETVAEPSQNEDQFPLLPSSKHNGSQDASCSADQDPDLLLPNERFRFGIIPAGSTDAIVMCTTGVRDPITSALQIVLGKRVCLDIAQVVRWKLTSASKVEPYVRYAASFAGYGFYGDVITESEKLRWMGPKRYDYAGTKVFLRHRSYQAEIAYLEVKCEETNLSDSESSNLVSPVKESGSPSVSERVICRVNCKVCKTKSICGNRVGCRSTPYSHPRETRWRKSKGRYISVGAAIISNRNERAPDGLVADAHLADGFLHLILIKDCPHAYYLWHLTQLARKGGKPLNFKFVEHHKTPAFTFTSFGNESVWNLDGERLQAHQLSAQVFQGLVSLFATGPEV